In Nostoc sp. CENA543, a single genomic region encodes these proteins:
- a CDS encoding isocitrate/isopropylmalate dehydrogenase family protein, which translates to MNSLSKPSYRIVAIHGEGIGAEVVEASLKVLQYVAKLEKFNLQVDYGWLGKTALDKFGSYFPKITADLCDGSDGIVFGAVTQGGLLELRKHYDLFCNLRPIRMFDSLLDKSSLRPEKVQNLDILVIRELVSGIYFGPAGRSVDERGAYGYHTMLYYDDEIRRIARQALQKAQKRRGLLTVAHKENALPHLPWTRLVQEEASNFPGVIVEPMLVDNLAMQMVLNPQRFDVILASNLFGDILSDIGGALIGSVGLLGSASLNANGFGLYEAIHGTAPDIAGRGIANPLGTLGACVLMLQQWGEAGAVQRILAAQDRVLAKGYRTADLSPQGSEILVNTEELIDLLLEELSRAQDSEFGVLYESYR; encoded by the coding sequence ATGAATTCTTTAAGTAAACCGTCTTATCGTATCGTTGCCATTCATGGAGAAGGAATTGGAGCAGAGGTTGTAGAAGCCTCCCTCAAAGTTTTGCAATACGTTGCTAAATTGGAGAAATTTAACTTACAAGTAGACTACGGCTGGCTTGGTAAAACAGCCTTAGACAAATTTGGGAGTTACTTTCCTAAAATCACAGCTGACTTATGTGATGGCTCGGACGGGATTGTATTTGGTGCAGTTACTCAAGGTGGACTGCTAGAACTGCGAAAACACTACGATTTATTTTGTAATCTGCGTCCAATTCGGATGTTTGACAGTCTGCTGGATAAATCTAGCCTCCGGCCAGAAAAAGTCCAAAATCTAGATATACTCGTGATTCGAGAATTAGTCAGTGGCATTTATTTTGGCCCTGCGGGGAGGTCTGTAGATGAGCGGGGAGCCTATGGATATCACACCATGCTCTACTACGATGACGAAATTCGCCGGATTGCGCGACAAGCCCTGCAAAAAGCCCAAAAACGTCGCGGACTATTAACTGTCGCCCACAAAGAAAATGCTTTACCTCATTTACCTTGGACTCGTCTAGTACAAGAAGAAGCTAGCAACTTTCCTGGCGTGATTGTAGAGCCAATGTTGGTAGACAACCTAGCCATGCAAATGGTTTTAAATCCCCAAAGATTTGATGTGATTTTAGCTAGTAATTTGTTTGGGGATATTCTCAGTGATATTGGCGGAGCATTAATTGGATCTGTGGGTTTATTAGGGTCAGCGAGTCTCAATGCAAATGGCTTTGGACTATACGAAGCCATCCACGGTACAGCTCCAGACATTGCAGGAAGAGGAATTGCTAATCCCTTGGGAACATTGGGAGCTTGTGTTTTAATGCTGCAACAATGGGGAGAAGCTGGTGCTGTCCAACGTATTCTCGCAGCACAAGATAGAGTTTTAGCGAAAGGATATCGAACCGCTGATTTGTCTCCTCAAGGCTCAGAAATATTAGTCAATACTGAAGAACTAATTGACCTTTTATTAGAAGAACTTTCTCGCGCACAAGATTCTGAATTCGGGGTGCTTTATGAGTCATACAGATAA
- a CDS encoding DevA family ABC transporter ATP-binding protein yields the protein MFTAISIRNLDHYFGNGSLRKQVLCNINLEINQGEIVILTGPSGSGKTTLLTLVGGLRSAQCGSLQVLGRELCGADAEKLVQARRNNGYIFQSHNLHGSLTALQNVKMGLELHQHIELEEIETRAVQILEQVGLGNRLHYYPSQMSGGQKQRVAIARALVSHPQIVLADEPTAALDSQSGRDVVNLMQKLAQEQGCTILMVTHDNRILDIADRIVHMEDGKLVNSQKSLVISH from the coding sequence ATGTTTACTGCCATTTCTATTCGGAATCTTGACCATTACTTTGGTAATGGTTCACTGCGTAAGCAAGTTTTATGTAATATCAACTTGGAAATTAATCAAGGTGAAATTGTAATTTTAACCGGGCCGTCTGGTTCTGGTAAAACTACATTATTAACCTTAGTGGGTGGATTGCGTTCTGCACAGTGTGGGAGTTTACAAGTGTTAGGACGAGAACTCTGTGGTGCGGATGCGGAAAAATTAGTCCAGGCGCGACGCAATAACGGCTATATATTTCAATCTCATAACCTCCACGGTAGTTTAACAGCACTACAAAACGTCAAAATGGGCTTAGAGTTACACCAGCATATTGAACTTGAGGAAATAGAAACTCGTGCAGTGCAGATTTTAGAACAAGTGGGGTTAGGAAATCGCCTCCATTATTATCCCAGCCAAATGTCTGGAGGTCAAAAACAAAGAGTGGCGATCGCACGCGCTTTAGTCAGCCATCCCCAAATTGTTTTAGCTGATGAACCTACAGCAGCTTTAGATAGCCAGTCTGGTCGAGATGTAGTCAACCTGATGCAAAAACTTGCTCAAGAACAAGGTTGTACTATCTTGATGGTGACTCATGACAATCGCATCCTCGACATTGCTGATCGCATTGTACATATGGAAGACGGCAAATTAGTCAATAGTCAGAAGTCATTAGTCATTAGTCATTAG
- the devC gene encoding ABC transporter permease DevC, translated as MFQQLRRRTPLGWLQLSHEKSRLLVALSGIAFADLLMFMQLGFQAALYDSNTQLHRNLQADIILIGSQTRNLQRISTFSRRRLYQALDVPGVKSAEAMYVSNMVWKNPQTRRDTEILVIGINPDKPAVDFPEVNQKRSEIKLPDTVLFDRAARGDYQATIAQLEQGQTVKTELERRTVTISGLFKLGASFGADGTLITSDENFLRFFPRQQVSSVSLGLIKLKPGANIQQVQAALQSRLSQDVKVLTHQQFIEFENNFWRTNSPIGFIFSIGVSMGFVVGVIIVYQVLSTDVNAHLKEYATFKAIGYRHYYLLGVIFEEAVILALLGFFPGLVVSLGLYQLTRSATNLPIYMTIMRALQVLILTIIMCAISGAIATRKLQAADPADMF; from the coding sequence ATGTTTCAACAACTACGACGGCGGACACCTTTAGGTTGGCTGCAATTAAGTCATGAAAAAAGTCGGCTGTTAGTAGCATTATCAGGTATTGCTTTTGCGGACTTACTGATGTTTATGCAGCTAGGATTTCAAGCCGCTTTGTATGACAGTAATACTCAGCTACATCGCAACTTACAAGCAGATATTATTCTCATCGGCTCACAAACTCGCAACCTACAACGCATTTCTACCTTTTCTCGACGGCGATTATATCAAGCATTAGATGTTCCGGGGGTAAAGTCAGCAGAGGCGATGTATGTGAGTAATATGGTGTGGAAAAACCCTCAAACCCGCCGTGATACAGAGATTTTAGTGATTGGGATTAATCCAGATAAACCTGCTGTTGATTTTCCTGAAGTTAACCAAAAGCGTTCAGAAATCAAATTACCAGATACAGTTTTATTCGACCGTGCAGCCAGGGGAGATTATCAAGCAACCATTGCTCAATTAGAACAGGGTCAAACCGTCAAGACAGAATTAGAACGGCGGACAGTTACTATTAGTGGGTTATTTAAATTAGGGGCTTCCTTTGGGGCTGATGGGACGTTAATTACCAGTGATGAAAATTTCCTGCGGTTTTTTCCTCGACAACAAGTTTCTAGTGTCAGTTTAGGCTTAATTAAATTAAAACCAGGGGCGAATATTCAACAAGTGCAAGCTGCTTTACAATCACGGCTATCACAAGATGTTAAAGTGTTAACCCATCAGCAATTTATTGAATTTGAAAATAATTTTTGGCGGACTAATTCTCCCATAGGATTCATTTTTAGCATTGGGGTATCAATGGGTTTTGTAGTAGGCGTAATTATTGTTTATCAGGTTTTATCTACAGATGTGAATGCCCATCTGAAAGAATATGCCACCTTTAAAGCCATAGGATATCGTCATTATTACCTGCTAGGTGTGATTTTTGAAGAAGCTGTAATTTTAGCCTTATTAGGATTTTTCCCAGGGTTAGTAGTATCTTTAGGACTTTATCAATTAACCCGTAGTGCCACTAATTTACCCATCTACATGACCATCATGCGCGCATTGCAGGTATTGATACTAACTATTATTATGTGTGCAATTTCGGGTGCGATCGCCACACGTAAACTACAAGCCGCCGACCCCGCAGATATGTTTTAG
- a CDS encoding DnaJ C-terminal domain-containing protein: MAATDFKDYYAILGVSKTASPEEIKQAFRKLARKYHPDVNPGNKQAEASFKEVNEAYEVLSDADKRKKYDQFGQYWRQVGDGGFPGGAGVDMNGFDFSQYGTFDEFINELLGRFGGGAPRGGGRQNYSYRTPGGRPGGGYGGFGDFGFQDVGTGGAQDTEATITLTFAEAFAGTQKRFSLGNENLEVRIPPGAKPGNRLRVKGKGQFNPMTQQRGDLYLKVELQPHSFFQIEGDNLVCEVPITPDEAALGASIDVPTPDGSVNVKLPAGVRSGQSLRLRGKGWPLTKGGRGDQLVKVAIAPPKDMSQQEREYYEKIRAIRTYNPRSHLQQVKL; this comes from the coding sequence ATGGCTGCAACCGACTTCAAGGACTATTACGCGATTTTGGGAGTTAGTAAAACTGCCAGTCCTGAAGAAATTAAACAGGCGTTTCGCAAACTAGCCCGCAAGTATCACCCTGATGTTAATCCTGGTAATAAGCAGGCTGAAGCAAGCTTCAAAGAAGTGAATGAAGCTTATGAAGTGTTATCAGATGCAGATAAACGCAAAAAATACGACCAATTTGGTCAATATTGGCGACAGGTAGGGGATGGTGGCTTCCCTGGTGGTGCTGGTGTTGATATGAATGGCTTTGACTTTAGTCAATACGGCACTTTTGATGAATTTATCAACGAATTACTAGGACGCTTTGGCGGTGGTGCGCCTCGTGGTGGAGGCAGGCAAAATTATTCCTATCGCACCCCTGGCGGCCGACCTGGGGGTGGCTATGGTGGTTTTGGGGACTTCGGGTTTCAAGATGTAGGCACAGGTGGCGCGCAAGATACGGAAGCGACGATTACTTTAACTTTTGCTGAAGCATTTGCAGGTACTCAAAAGCGTTTTAGCCTGGGTAATGAAAATTTAGAAGTTCGTATCCCTCCTGGTGCAAAACCTGGTAATCGTTTACGGGTAAAGGGTAAAGGTCAATTTAACCCCATGACTCAACAACGGGGTGATTTGTATTTAAAAGTAGAATTACAACCACACTCATTTTTCCAAATTGAAGGGGATAATTTAGTCTGTGAAGTCCCCATTACACCCGATGAAGCTGCTTTGGGTGCGTCAATTGATGTTCCGACTCCCGACGGTAGTGTAAATGTGAAGTTACCGGCTGGTGTCCGTTCTGGTCAATCCTTGCGTTTGCGGGGTAAAGGTTGGCCTTTAACCAAAGGTGGCAGAGGCGACCAGTTAGTGAAAGTGGCGATCGCACCACCAAAAGACATGAGCCAACAAGAACGAGAATATTATGAGAAAATCCGGGCTATCCGTACTTATAATCCTCGGAGTCATTTACAGCAAGTCAAACTGTAA
- a CDS encoding aconitase/3-isopropylmalate dehydratase large subunit family protein — protein MRRQGKITVPQSVTPPRPMTLVEKLLAKASGNSYVRPGEVVFAQVDLALSHDAVAAPVAKTFYENYGEGAKLWDAQKVVLVADHFIQVNDIRDDRRADLMYEQMIQFAQDQGCHLFDMVSPGEAAGICHVLLPEKGFVRPGMIIAGTDSHTCTHGALGAFATGVGTTDMANIYATGDMWMRVPSTLVFELSGNLPPHISAKDIILFILGQLGCAGATGKVMEFRGSILAQLPFDERLTLANMAVECGAICGLIVPDEITRNYVNSRSQQEFTEIIADADAEYEKVYQFDLSHLEPQVARPPKPDQVVPISQLEDTPITKAFIGSCTGGKLYDLAQAAEVLQGRQLADGVNLYIVPASIEIREQAQALGYLDIFAQAGAQILKSGCGACINSGIGVLDKEEAGIYATNRNFKGRSGDPTGKNYLASPRTVAISAVKGKISHLLD, from the coding sequence ATGCGTCGTCAGGGCAAAATTACCGTTCCTCAGAGCGTCACACCCCCAAGACCCATGACTTTAGTTGAGAAACTCCTAGCTAAAGCCTCCGGTAATTCCTACGTCCGACCTGGAGAAGTGGTATTTGCCCAAGTAGATTTAGCCCTCTCTCATGATGCCGTAGCCGCGCCTGTAGCTAAGACATTCTATGAAAACTATGGAGAAGGGGCAAAATTGTGGGATGCACAAAAGGTAGTTTTAGTTGCCGACCACTTCATCCAAGTCAATGATATCCGTGATGACCGCCGAGCTGACCTGATGTATGAGCAGATGATTCAGTTTGCTCAAGACCAAGGATGTCATTTATTTGACATGGTTTCCCCTGGTGAAGCCGCAGGGATTTGTCACGTTTTACTCCCAGAAAAGGGATTTGTCCGCCCAGGAATGATCATCGCCGGTACAGATTCCCATACTTGCACCCACGGAGCATTAGGAGCTTTTGCCACAGGGGTCGGCACTACAGACATGGCCAATATCTATGCTACGGGGGATATGTGGATGCGTGTGCCATCCACACTAGTGTTTGAATTATCTGGAAATCTCCCACCCCATATCAGTGCTAAGGATATTATCTTGTTTATCCTGGGGCAACTTGGTTGTGCAGGGGCGACGGGTAAAGTGATGGAGTTTAGAGGCTCCATCCTCGCTCAACTACCCTTTGATGAGCGTCTGACTCTAGCTAATATGGCAGTGGAATGCGGGGCTATTTGTGGTTTGATTGTCCCTGATGAAATTACCCGCAATTATGTCAACAGTCGCTCTCAGCAGGAATTTACAGAGATCATCGCCGATGCTGATGCGGAGTACGAAAAAGTTTATCAATTTGACCTCAGCCACCTAGAACCACAAGTGGCGCGTCCTCCCAAACCAGACCAAGTAGTACCCATTAGTCAGTTAGAAGATACTCCCATTACTAAAGCTTTTATCGGCTCTTGTACAGGCGGAAAACTCTACGATTTAGCTCAAGCGGCGGAAGTATTACAGGGTCGTCAACTAGCAGACGGCGTGAACTTATATATAGTACCTGCTTCTATAGAAATTCGTGAACAAGCGCAAGCTCTGGGCTATTTAGATATTTTTGCCCAAGCGGGGGCGCAGATTCTCAAGTCAGGTTGCGGAGCTTGTATCAACTCTGGAATTGGGGTATTGGACAAAGAAGAAGCTGGGATTTATGCCACCAATCGCAACTTTAAAGGCCGCAGTGGTGATCCCACAGGTAAAAACTATTTAGCTTCCCCAAGAACGGTAGCGATATCAGCTGTCAAAGGCAAAATTAGCCACCTTTTAGATTAA